The following coding sequences are from one Triticum dicoccoides isolate Atlit2015 ecotype Zavitan chromosome 4A, WEW_v2.0, whole genome shotgun sequence window:
- the LOC119285671 gene encoding zinc finger protein CONSTANS-LIKE 13-like isoform X2, with amino-acid sequence MDMGQDERQDPELPAMEKELSADAVACDYCSGPQSVVYCRADSARLCLPCDRHVHAANAVCSRHLRAPLCAACRATGAVFRHGGPEFLCSNCDFGRSRDGELPLHDRCTVQGYTGRPSAHDLAALLGVPDLDKPSAGKADDGWWAIWEEPQVFSLEDLIVPTTSCHSFQPLVTPSSPKNSPEGKTNDEVIRQLRELAEVDMGGGQITPREEAEQAAHQLPSWTESQHTTGNGDFGTDNSHEVATMPTPGYENGGWNNNDCHALKDDCKTEYEQEQAPANSAEACLSLFVQMSELCPSMSNGGMMDDSQQANPGIGMPMQAFPKRSGFDVVAGLDRDIVISRYKEKRRTRRFDKQVRYESRKARADSRLRIKGRFAKANQS; translated from the exons ATGGACATGGGTCAAGACGAGCGCCAGGATCCAGAGCTGCCGGCCATGGAGAAGGAGCTCTCTGCCGACGCGGTAGCCTGCGACTACTGCAGCGGCCCACAGTCGGTGGTGTACTGCCGGGCCGACAGCGCCAGGCTCTGCCTGCCGTGCGACCGCCACGTGCACGCCGCCAACGCGGTCTGCTCCCGCCACCTGCGCGCTCCGCTCTGCGCCGCATGCCGCGCCACCGGGGCCGTCTTCCGCCACGGCGGCCCCGAATTCCTCTGCTCCAACTGCGACTTCGGGAGGAGCAGGGACGGCGAGCTGCCGCTGCACGACCGCTGTACAGTCCAGGGGTACACGGGACGACCCTCGGCGCACGACCTCGCTGCTCTTCTCGGGGTCCCCGACTTGGACAAGCCCTCGGCCGGCAAAGCCGACGACGGTTGGTGGGCCATCTGGGAGGAGCCCCAGGTGTTCAGCCTGGAGGATCTCATCGTGCCCACCACTTCTTGCCATAGCTTCCAGCCCCTCGTCACGCCGTCCTCGCCCAAG AACTCACCCGAAGGAAAGACGAACGATGAGGTCATACGGCAGTTACGTGAGCTCGCGGAGGTGGACATGGGCGGCGGTCAGATAACACCTCGTGAGGAGGCAGAGCAAGCTGCTCATCAGTTGCCTTCCTGGACAGAGTCACAGCACACCACTGGAAATGGCGATTTCGGCACAGATAACAGCCATGAGGTTGCAACCATGCCAACCCCTGGTTATGAG AACGGCGGATGGAACAACAACGATTGTCATGCCCTAAAAGATGACTGCAAGACCGAGTATGAACAGGAGCAGGCTCCAGCAAACTCAGCTGAAGCATGCTTGTCATTGTTTGTTCAGATGTCAGAACTTTGCCCCAGCATGAGCAATGGTGGCATGATGGACGATAGCCAGCAGGCAAATCCTGGTATTGGCATGCCAATGCAAGCTTTCCCCAAAAGAAGTGGCTTTGATGTTGTTGCTGGCCTTGACCGCGACATTGTCATTTCCCGCTATAAAGAAAAGAGGAGGACAAGGAG atttgacaaACAGGTGCGATATGAGTCCCGCAAAGCTCGTGCGGACAGCAGGTTGAGAATCAAGGGCCGTTTTGCAAAGGCAAATCAGAGTTAA
- the LOC119285671 gene encoding zinc finger protein CONSTANS-LIKE 13-like isoform X1: MDMGQDERQDPELPAMEKELSADAVACDYCSGPQSVVYCRADSARLCLPCDRHVHAANAVCSRHLRAPLCAACRATGAVFRHGGPEFLCSNCDFGRSRDGELPLHDRCTVQGYTGRPSAHDLAALLGVPDLDKPSAGKADDGWWAIWEEPQVFSLEDLIVPTTSCHSFQPLVTPSSPKIQNSPEGKTNDEVIRQLRELAEVDMGGGQITPREEAEQAAHQLPSWTESQHTTGNGDFGTDNSHEVATMPTPGYENGGWNNNDCHALKDDCKTEYEQEQAPANSAEACLSLFVQMSELCPSMSNGGMMDDSQQANPGIGMPMQAFPKRSGFDVVAGLDRDIVISRYKEKRRTRRFDKQVRYESRKARADSRLRIKGRFAKANQS; this comes from the exons ATGGACATGGGTCAAGACGAGCGCCAGGATCCAGAGCTGCCGGCCATGGAGAAGGAGCTCTCTGCCGACGCGGTAGCCTGCGACTACTGCAGCGGCCCACAGTCGGTGGTGTACTGCCGGGCCGACAGCGCCAGGCTCTGCCTGCCGTGCGACCGCCACGTGCACGCCGCCAACGCGGTCTGCTCCCGCCACCTGCGCGCTCCGCTCTGCGCCGCATGCCGCGCCACCGGGGCCGTCTTCCGCCACGGCGGCCCCGAATTCCTCTGCTCCAACTGCGACTTCGGGAGGAGCAGGGACGGCGAGCTGCCGCTGCACGACCGCTGTACAGTCCAGGGGTACACGGGACGACCCTCGGCGCACGACCTCGCTGCTCTTCTCGGGGTCCCCGACTTGGACAAGCCCTCGGCCGGCAAAGCCGACGACGGTTGGTGGGCCATCTGGGAGGAGCCCCAGGTGTTCAGCCTGGAGGATCTCATCGTGCCCACCACTTCTTGCCATAGCTTCCAGCCCCTCGTCACGCCGTCCTCGCCCAAG ATCCAGAACTCACCCGAAGGAAAGACGAACGATGAGGTCATACGGCAGTTACGTGAGCTCGCGGAGGTGGACATGGGCGGCGGTCAGATAACACCTCGTGAGGAGGCAGAGCAAGCTGCTCATCAGTTGCCTTCCTGGACAGAGTCACAGCACACCACTGGAAATGGCGATTTCGGCACAGATAACAGCCATGAGGTTGCAACCATGCCAACCCCTGGTTATGAG AACGGCGGATGGAACAACAACGATTGTCATGCCCTAAAAGATGACTGCAAGACCGAGTATGAACAGGAGCAGGCTCCAGCAAACTCAGCTGAAGCATGCTTGTCATTGTTTGTTCAGATGTCAGAACTTTGCCCCAGCATGAGCAATGGTGGCATGATGGACGATAGCCAGCAGGCAAATCCTGGTATTGGCATGCCAATGCAAGCTTTCCCCAAAAGAAGTGGCTTTGATGTTGTTGCTGGCCTTGACCGCGACATTGTCATTTCCCGCTATAAAGAAAAGAGGAGGACAAGGAG atttgacaaACAGGTGCGATATGAGTCCCGCAAAGCTCGTGCGGACAGCAGGTTGAGAATCAAGGGCCGTTTTGCAAAGGCAAATCAGAGTTAA